One Pseudomonas muyukensis DNA segment encodes these proteins:
- a CDS encoding LysR substrate-binding domain-containing protein produces MNYRHLTPSMSLLLAFEAAARHESYTRAAAELSLTQSAVSRQVQALEQQLGLTLFRREGRQVQLTDVGRLYQRELSEALGRIRSATLQALAYQSGVGTLRLATLPTFGSKWLLPRLHTFYGAHPGMLVHIHSRIEAINFDTSQIDAAIGVASHDLPGLVCHRLHAEELVVILPPQGRDDGPWSPTRISGEVLLNVANNPHAWGEWFSHHALPHRAMRLGPSFELTSHLIQAVRAGIGIGLVPRILVAEELASGELFSPGAPFASQRSYYLIYPPRNEALPSLRAFRSWLLEQI; encoded by the coding sequence ATGAATTACCGCCACCTCACCCCGTCGATGTCACTGCTGCTGGCCTTCGAGGCCGCCGCCCGGCATGAAAGCTATACCCGCGCCGCCGCCGAGCTGTCGCTGACCCAGAGCGCGGTGAGCCGCCAGGTGCAGGCGCTGGAGCAACAGCTCGGGCTGACGCTGTTCCGCCGCGAGGGCCGCCAGGTGCAACTGACCGATGTCGGGCGCCTGTACCAGCGCGAACTCAGCGAAGCCCTGGGGCGTATTCGCAGCGCCACCCTGCAGGCCCTGGCCTATCAGTCCGGGGTCGGCACCCTGCGCCTGGCGACGCTGCCGACCTTCGGCTCGAAGTGGTTGCTGCCGCGCCTGCATACCTTCTACGGCGCGCATCCCGGCATGCTGGTGCATATCCATTCACGCATCGAAGCGATCAACTTCGACACCAGCCAGATCGACGCTGCCATCGGCGTGGCCAGCCATGACCTGCCCGGGCTGGTCTGCCATCGCCTGCATGCCGAGGAGCTGGTGGTGATCCTGCCGCCACAGGGCCGTGACGATGGCCCATGGAGCCCGACGCGGATCAGTGGCGAGGTCCTGCTCAACGTCGCCAACAACCCCCACGCCTGGGGCGAGTGGTTCTCCCACCACGCCCTGCCCCACCGCGCCATGCGCCTGGGGCCGAGCTTCGAACTGACCTCGCACCTGATCCAGGCCGTGCGCGCCGGCATCGGCATTGGCCTGGTGCCGCGCATCCTGGTGGCGGAGGAGCTGGCCAGTGGCGAACTGTTCAGCCCCGGAGCGCCATTTGCCAGCCAGCGCAGCTACTACCTGATCTACCCACCGCGCAACGAGGCCCTGCCTTCTTTAAGGGCGTTTCGAAGCTGGCTGCTCGAACAGATATGA